In Prunus dulcis chromosome 1, ALMONDv2, whole genome shotgun sequence, the following are encoded in one genomic region:
- the LOC117614595 gene encoding uncharacterized protein At1g21580 isoform X2: MDLPQYLHHHPRYATSNPYPADPPNLPNYPHRHHNNHHYNHHHHHHQQPPPQIQPPPPPPPPLPPTSSYHPLPPPPPPPPHPYNPSQPQLPFESEHSRTFHSLHDFPVSSPRVSSRVTLDAERHRHQRLPQFDLPYLEKNPDSWDPSRAYLDFERDRELLKPQFRLESEGSGSARFRGEYNEQLLRDQRPGDDEYNNRRRARVEPNSEIAYRELGFVSNQNSNNLNSNNLDFDSKSGGYDGRYDELMRSGGGRRDEVYENTQRWVHHDRQASRELYDPFEVDETNGGRNVSGNREYYGSETGRGSSNNRRKQIQKKSALLRLQMAKPSHKHYSAYFDNSGSSSHRGKGHYEYSDREMDEEERGGSPLELDVSFKSNSLVAKTVGNRNFKRDSVFDRDFSSSQLTKLSEDAVHLDSSVVVEDMTSNSDKDPRLLEEEVTTSGVESRCDIDSQPCSNVTDDSFGKSEVERASKSKVLQRDGKSAGSCQMPSHKVSKKKKVAKKVVKKIINPQPLPKNKIDEPGVADSFICRPSAAFGVDKDETSSFADPCSNDVHALPVNKKVDGSSLNMLSDEHGTEANSCSKSTGSNSTSKLGSSNHEGFNIDQGPLTVDTSVQGLLKISNFSNNVTDSLRVASCPETDGVIDVSKQICHSGNSLSLDNVIRKESSEAMLSVEGNANSGFLSSEKIMMHDDIMNANGSGHGTETTLDIESGRNVLHQEIIVHDIGTVDAINEKVCKYQFPTSLQIGFVEELPKGISSAESSMTVGLSSSGETLAVCSNSGGGTTWDSDKVCTNYDENIIGKQPSADGASRSFGICATQRSPDITKSVGDSKSVTHKNKKKRKVRTRLDSSRASNTCAEPINVSVNKNSVDTTVSSSLKDASHAEVSVFGVGKLDIGSQPVNDGVTETKLSTRSDVNCDPNETSPKYIKKRKLSASHLVLTTSQTNDGPADKSTFYTECTDAPLKSNGNPTQEEDEVAASSTGLLLATANLMPSQEGSAVFLKDNLAGVLSDAVAAARDAFTNDGMKSEHQGVDSCSIYEESVPDTLFLCPSQLRNEQKEAGTQVMVINNHHLDIMDIESNREENFDIVATDEQVIIHGETALCRVSSEVEPPELGYKFSCTDMESDYVSVKDSLPLASNRLLLCANDNEVSTTNSNEGVESVPDTLSDTGSPETSTDVPGVQMRTCSPSVIKISDGKDCGDDQKLGLKSVVEVGCSASARNSLSECTKSNLTSHPVTEGGQSVMGKTVALPLQDIKKTAHGLNLVTAESRVKNQLGQATHRIVPGHSYSVFSTSKKTGSSTHMAKPRTWHRNGNASASSLPASMPFSSTVPPQRNLPQKDGKLQSNSYVRKGNSLVRKPVPVAALPQSSHGFSSAVYRLNSLGIDGLKKNAGSESRVDVKNPPSLMRTGEMNAPFDRPRPPLPNGAKLSTCDAISLGVRTSSQLAEPLLSGENTSDPMNCLETKDAKIVVNDSLVTSETQENHSGPFNSLENQTELHDGNSAPSNTKNIVYVKRKLNQLVASSSPCDLPVHNTDKIQHSSFDGYYKRRKNQLIRTSSEGHAKQAVITSNDNLNSQVQKVPKIVPSRIYGKKRSQKVIAKTSKTGKHSLVWTPRGTQSSNNDGDSFDHQKVLPHLFPWKRARHWRTSMQSQASNFKYSSASTISKKLLLSRRRDTVYTRSTHGFSLRMYKVLSVGGSSLKWSKSIENRSKKANEEATRAVAAVEKKKREHSGAACVSSGSKFRNNISGKRIFRIGSVRYKMDPSRRTLQRISDDESSSSAVLNPEKDAKRSYVPRRLVIGNDEYVRIGNGNQLIRNPKKRTRILASERVRWSLHTARLRLAKKRKYCQFFTRFGKCNKDDGKCPYIHDPSKIAVCTKFLKGLCSNPNCKLTHKVYHVIGLHVIYSRSLYFFSDILPSFFSLFIFIFMQVIPERMQDCSYFLQGLCSNESCPYRHVNVNPKASTCEGFLKGYCADGNECRKKHSYVCPSFEATGTCPQGPKCKLHHPRNRTKGKKRKRTREQKNAWGRYFVSKDINFSEPRAVSGKHCAQNGDDIFDDGRAADFISIDASDEEAGESNDPINEQAASCDSDSSELELDDLDELIKPVRLLDRSPKTNIL, from the exons ATGGACCTGCCTCAGTACCTTCACCACCACCCAAGGTACGCTACTTCTAATCCCTACCCAGCCGACCCCCCGAATCTCCCAAACTATCCTCACCGCCACCACAACAACCACCActacaaccaccaccaccaccaccaccagcaaccaccaccacaaatccaaccacCGCcgcctccacctccaccactaCCCCCAACGTCATCATATCACCCCCtgcctccacctccaccaccgcCGCCCCATCCCTACAACCCCAGCCAGCCCCAATTGCCCTTTGAATCCGAACATTCTAGAACCTTTCATTCTCTTCACGACTTCCCTGTCTCCTCGCCCCGTGTCTCCAGCCGAGTCACTCTTGATGCCGAGCGCCATCGCCATCAACGATTGCCCCAATTTGATCTTCCCTACCTCGAAAAGAATCCCGATTCTTGGGACCCTTCGAGGGCTTATCTTGATTTTGAGCGTGATCGTGAATTGCTTAAACCCCAGTTTAGGCTTGAATCAGAGGGTAGTGGTAGTGCTAGGTTTAGAGGCGAGTACAATGAACAACTGCTCCGGGATCAGCGGCCGGGCGACGATGAGTATAATAATCGTCGCCGAGCTCGTGTAGAACCCAATTCTGAAATTGCTTATCGCGAATTGGGGTTTGTGTCGAATCAAAATTCGAATAATTTGAATTCGaataatttggattttgattcGAAATCCGGAGGTTACGATGGCAGGTATGATGAGTTGATGAggagtggtggtggtaggAGGGATGAAGTGTATGAGAATACTCAGAGATGGGTTCATCATGACAGACAAGCTAGTAGAGAGTTATATGATCCGTTCGAGGTTGATGAGACTAATGGAGGTCGGAATGTTTCAGGGAATCGGGAGTATTATGGTTCGGAAACAGGAAGAGGTAGTAGTAATAATAGGAGGAAGCAGATTCAGAAGAAGAGTGCTTTGCTCCGGCTGCAAATGGCGAAACCTAGTCACAAGCATTACTCTGCTTATTTTGATAATTCTGGCTCTAGTTCCCACAGAGGGAAAGGACATTATGAGTATTCGGATCGTGAGATggatgaagaagagagaggtgGGAGCCCTTTGGAACTTGATGTATCATTTAAATCGAATTCCCTAGTGGCGAAGACTGTTGGGAATAGGAATTTTAAGAGAGATTCAGTGTTTGAcagggatttttcaagttcgcAACTTACTAAACTCAGTGAGGATGCTGTACATTTGGATAGCTCTGTAGTTGTTGAGGATATGACATCCAATTCAGACAAGGACCCGCGACTGTTGGAAGAGGAAGTGACTACTTCTGGTGTTGAGAGTAGGTGTGATATCGATTCACAGCCGTGTTCTAATGTGACTGATGATTCGTTTGGAAAGAGTGAAGTGGAAAGGGCTTCAAAAAGCAAGGTTTTACAAAGAGATGGTAAAAGTGCTGGTTCTTGTCAAATGCCCTCTCACAAGGTTtctaagaagaaaaaagtggCAAAGAAAGTAGTGAAAAAGATCATAAATCCTCAACCACTGCCAAAAAATAAGATTGATGAACCTGGGGTAGCAGATAGCTTTATTTGTAGACCATCTGCAGCCTTTGGGGTTGACAAGGACGAAACCTCTTCTTTTGCTGATCCTTGTTCAAACGATGTGCATGCATTGCctgtaaataaaaaagtagATGGCTCTTCCCTGAACATGTTATCAGATGAGCATGGCACTGAAGCCAACTCTTGTAGTAAGAGTACTGGGAGCAACTCAACTTCAAAATTGGGTTCTTCGAATCATGAAGGATTTAACATTGATCAGGGTCCTCTGACTGTAGATACTTCTGTCCAGGGCTTGCTtaagatttcaaattttagcAACAATGTAACTGATTCACTTAGGGTAGCTAGTTGTCCTGAAACTGATGGTGTTATAGATGTCAGCAAACAGATTTGTCACAGTGGTAACAGTTTATCGCTTGATAATGTCATTCGAAAAGAATCATCAGAGGCCATGCTGTCTGTAGAAGGCAATGCCAATTCTGGTTTTTTAAGTTCAGAGAAAATTATGATGCATGACGACATTATGAATGCAAATGGTTCAGGCCATGGTACAGAAACCACCTTGGATATTGAGAGTGGGAGAAATGTGTTGCATCAGGAAATAATTGTTCACGACATTGGCACTGTGGATGCCATCAATGAGAAAGTTTGTAAATATCAGTTCCCCACATCActtcaaattggttttgtggaAGAACTTCCAAAGGGTATATCTTCAGCAGAAAGCAGCATGACTGTTGGTTTGTCAAGTTCGGGGGAGACCTTAGCTGTTTGCTCCAATTCTGGTGGAGGTACCACCTGGGATTCTGACAAAGTTTGTACTAATTATGATGAGAATATTATTGGTAAGCAACCATCTGCAGATGGTGCCTCTAGATCATTTGGAATTTGTGCCACACAAAGATCTCCAGATATTACAAAGTCAGTTGGAGATAGTAAGAGTGTTACTcataagaataaaaagaagagaaaagttAGGACTCGGTTAGACTCGTCAAGGGCTTCCAACACTTGTGCAGAGCCTATAAATGTTTCCGTCAACAAAAATTCTGTGGATACAACAGTAAGTTCATCCCTGAAGGATGCTAGTCATGCAgaagtttctgtttttggtgTTGGAAAGTTAGATATTGGCTCACAACCTGTTAATGATGGGGTAAC TGAGACTAAGTTATCAACTAGAAGTGATGTTAACTGTGATCCCAATGAGACTTCACCGAAGTATataaagaagagaaagttATCTGCCTCTCATTTAGTATTGACTACATCTCAAACCAATGATGGACCTGCAGATAAATCTACATTTTATACAGAATGTACAGATGCACCTTTGAAGTCTAATGGTAATCCAACacaagaagaagacgaagttGCTGCTTCCAGCACAGGTCTTCTCCTTGCTACTGCTAATTTAATGCCTTCTCAAGAAGGAAGCGCTGTATTTCTCAAGGATAATTTAGCAGGAGTATTATCTGATGCTGTAGCTGCAGCTAGGGATGCCTTTACTAATGATGGTATGAAGTCTGAGCACCAAGGTGTGGACTCCTGTTCAATTTATGAAGAGTCAGTTCCAGATACACTATTCCTTTGTCCATCACAATTGAGAAATGAGCAGAAAGAGGCAGGTACTCAAGTTATGGTCATAAATAATCATCACCTTGACATTATGGACATAGAAAGCAATCgtgaagaaaattttgatataGTTGCAACAGACGAGCAAGTTATTATACACGGTGAGACTGCTTTATGCAGAGTTTCTTCAGAAGTCGAGCCTCCAGAGTTAGGTTATAAATTTTCCTGCACAGATATGGAATCAGATTATGTCTCTGTGAAAGATTCATTGCCGCTTGCTTCAAATCGTCTGCTGTTGTGCGCCAATGACAATGAAGTATCCACCACTAACTCTAATGAAGGGGTGGAGTCTGTGCCTGATACACTATCAGATACAGGTTCTCCAGAAACTTCAACTGATGTCCCTGGCGTGCAGATGCGAACTTGTAGTCCATCAGTTATTAAAATTTCTGATGGAAAAGATTGTGGTGATGACCAGAAATTAGGTTTGAAGTCTGTGGTTGAAGTTGGTTGCAGTGCATCTGCTCGAAATTCATTATCAGAGTGTACCAAATCTAATTTAACATCACATCCTGTAACTGAAGGTGGTCAATCAGTCATGGGGAAGACAGTAGCTTTGCCATTGCAGGATATCAAAAAGACAGCTCATGGTTTGAATCTCGTAACTGCTGAATCACGGGTGAAGAATCAGTTGGGTCAAGCTACTCATAGGATTGTTCCAGGTCATTCATATTCTGTGTTTTCTACCTCAAAGAAGACTGGCTCGTCAACTCATATGGCAAAACCTCGGACTTGGCATCGAAATGGTAATGCATCTGCATCTTCTCTTCCTGCAAGTATGCCTTTCTCGAGTACTGTTCCACCCCAAAGGAATTTACCACAAAAAGATGGAAAACTTCAGAGTAATTCTTATGTGCGTAAAGGCAACAGCCTTGTTAGAAAACCAGTTCCAGTTGCTGCTCTACCTCAAAGCTCTCATGGGTTTAGCTCAGCTGTTTATCGGTTGAACTCTTTAGGTATAGATGGGTTGAAGAAGAATGCAGGATCTGAAAGTAGGGTTGATGTTAAAAACCCTCCAAGTCTCATGAGAACGGGAGAAATGAATGCTCCTTTTGATAGGCCCAGACCCCCGTTGCCCAATGGAGCCAAATTATCTACTTGTGATGCCATCTCTTTGGGGGTTCGTACATCATCCCAATTGGCTGAGCCACTTCTTAGTGGTGAAAATACGTCAGATCCTATGAATTGTTTGGAAACTAAAGATGCAAAAATTGTTGTCAATGACTCACTGGTAACTTCTGAAACTCAGGAAAATCATAGTGGTCCATTCAACAGTTTGGAAAACCAGACGGAACTACATGATGGAAATTCGGCGCCTTCAAATACGAAGAATATTGTCTATGTAAAGCGCAAGTTAAATCAGTTGGTTGCATCTTCCAGTCCTTGTGACCTTCCTGTCCACAATACTGATAAGATCCAACACTCATCCTTTGACGGCTACTACAAGAGGCGCAAAAATCAGCTAATTAGGACATCTTCAGAAGGTCATGCTAAACAGGCAGTTATCACGTCTAATGACAATTTAAACTCACAGGTGCAAAAGGTTCCTAAGATTGTCCCCAGCAGAATATATGGCAAGAAGCGATCACAAAAGG TTATTGCAAAGACAAGTAAAACTGGAAAACACTCTTTGGTGTGGACGCCACGTGGTACACAGTCATCGAACAATGATGGTGATTCATTTGACCATCAGAAGGTATTGCCTCACCTGTTTCCTTGGAAAAGAGCAAGACACTGGAGGACTTCCATGCAAAGTCAGGCTTCCAACTTCAAATATAGTTCCGCATCAACAATCAG TAAAAAACTGCTGCTGTCAAGAAGGCGGGATACTGTATACACTAGGTCAACCCATGGATTTTCACTTAGAATGTACAAAGTATTAAGTGTTGGTGGGTCCAGTTTAAAATGGTCAAAATCCATTGAAAATCGCTCAAAGAAAGCTAATGAG GAAGCTACACGTGCTGTTGCTGCagtagagaagaagaaaagagaacaCAGTGGTGCTGCTTGCGTTAGTTCTGGGTCTAAATTTAGAAATAATATATCGG GAAAACGTATATTCCGCATTGGTTCTGTCCGTTACAAAATGGATCCTTCAAGGCGAACACTTCAGAGAATTTCAG ATGACGAATCATCAAGCTCTGCTGTGCTCAATCCAGAAAAAGATGCCAAGAGATCTTATGTTCCAAGGAGATTGGTGATCGGCAATGATGA ATATGTGCGGATTGGCAATGGTAATCAGCTTATCAGAAATCCGAAGAAACGAACTCGCATATTGGCTAGTGAAAGAGTTCGATGGAGTTTGCACACTGCCAGACTGCGGTTGGCAAAAAAGCGGAAGTACTGTCAGTTTTTTACGAGATTTGGGAAGTGCAACAAGGATGATGGAAAATGCCCCTATATTCATGATCCCTCTAAAATTGCAGTCTGCACAAAGTTTCTGAAGGGGTTGTGTTCCAATCCCAACTGCAAGTTGACTCATAAGGTTTACCATGTGATAGGACTTCACGTGATCTACAGCAGATCTTTATACTTCTTTTCCGATattttaccttcttttttttctctatttataTTTATCTTCATGCAGGTCATTCCAGAAAGAATGCAGGACTGTTCTTACTTTTTGCAAG GTTTGTGCTCCAATGAAAGTTGTCCTTACAGACATGTAAATGTGAATCCAAAGGCATCTACTTGTGAAGGATTTCTTAAGGGATATTGTGCTGACGGGAATGAG TGCCGGAAGAAGCACAGCTATGTCTGCCCGTCTTTTGAAGCAACTGGAACCTGTCCTCAAGGTCCTAAATGCAAGCTTCACCACCCCAGAAACCGaacaaagggaaagaaaaggaaacgaacaagagaacaaaaaaatgcTTGGGGCCGTTACTTTGTATCCAAGGATATCAATTTTTCTGAGCCGAGAGCAGTGTCTGGAAAGCACTGTGCACAAAATGGTGATGACATATTTGATGATGGAAGGGCTGCTGATTTCATTAGCATTGATGCTAGTGATGAGGAGGCTGGAGAAAGCAACGATCCAATAAATGAGCAAGCTGCATCGTGCGACAGTGATTCCTCTGAATTAGAATTAGATGATCTTGATGAGCTAATTAAACCGGTTCGTTTACTGGATAGGAGTCCGAAGACAAACATCTTGTAA